In one Pseudarthrobacter oxydans genomic region, the following are encoded:
- a CDS encoding Gfo/Idh/MocA family oxidoreductase produces the protein MGKPLKVGIIGCGAIIAQYLTNFRKLGQIDLVAVADLDPARAQAVAEQYEGVRAISVDELLAADDVELVLNLTIPAAHAEVALKAIAAGKSVYGEKPLAATTAEARQVLDAAREAGVAVGCAPDTVLGTGIQTARKAIDDGLIGAPISASATMVTPGHERWHPNPDFYYQPGGGPLLDMGPYYVTALVTLLGPVVSVIGAASHTRNERIIGSGPRQGEKVPVNIDSHVTGVLVHASGALSTLFMSFDAVKSKSPNIEIHGERGSLVVPDPNHFDGDVQLFSLGAEDWETLPVSAGYVDSGRGFGIADLASTPEGSEPRAGGAMAYHALDVMESVLESAHSGTAVRINSTVERPASVELAVLATDVDVLQAQEAAP, from the coding sequence GTGGGCAAGCCGTTGAAAGTCGGAATCATTGGCTGCGGAGCCATCATCGCGCAGTACCTCACCAACTTCCGCAAACTCGGCCAGATCGACCTGGTGGCCGTGGCGGACCTGGATCCCGCACGCGCCCAGGCCGTGGCGGAGCAGTACGAGGGTGTCCGCGCCATCTCCGTGGACGAGCTCCTCGCTGCGGACGACGTCGAACTGGTCCTGAACCTGACCATCCCCGCCGCGCACGCGGAGGTGGCGCTGAAGGCCATCGCGGCCGGAAAGAGCGTCTACGGCGAGAAGCCCCTCGCCGCCACCACTGCGGAGGCGCGCCAGGTGCTGGACGCGGCGCGCGAGGCGGGCGTCGCCGTCGGCTGTGCTCCTGACACCGTGCTGGGCACCGGCATCCAGACCGCCCGCAAGGCGATCGACGACGGGCTGATCGGCGCGCCGATATCCGCCTCCGCCACGATGGTGACCCCGGGCCACGAGCGCTGGCACCCCAACCCGGACTTCTACTACCAGCCCGGCGGCGGCCCGCTGCTGGACATGGGCCCCTACTACGTCACCGCCCTGGTCACCCTCCTGGGTCCCGTGGTCTCGGTCATCGGCGCGGCGAGCCACACGCGCAACGAACGCATCATCGGTTCGGGACCGCGCCAAGGCGAAAAGGTCCCCGTTAACATCGATTCCCATGTCACCGGTGTCCTGGTGCACGCCTCCGGCGCGCTGTCCACGCTCTTCATGAGTTTTGACGCCGTCAAGTCCAAGTCCCCGAACATCGAGATCCACGGGGAGCGCGGATCGCTGGTGGTGCCGGACCCGAACCACTTCGACGGCGACGTCCAGCTGTTTTCCCTCGGGGCAGAGGACTGGGAGACCCTTCCCGTGTCCGCCGGCTACGTCGATTCCGGCAGAGGCTTCGGCATCGCCGACCTCGCCTCCACCCCTGAAGGCTCCGAGCCACGCGCGGGCGGGGCCATGGCCTACCACGCCCTCGATGTCATGGAATCCGTGCTCGAGTCAGCGCACAGCGGCACGGCAGTACGCATCAACAGCACGGTTGAGCGGCCGGCAAGCGTGGAACTGGCCGTCCTGGCCACTGACGTGGACGTCCTCCAGGCCCAGGAAGCTGCTCCCTAG
- a CDS encoding ThuA domain-containing protein, giving the protein MTDRKNALVVRGGWDGHQPYEATELFIPYLKDNGYDVRVEESPKVYADAEYMAGVDLIMQCMTMTTIEKDEFAGLRTAVENGTGLAGWHGGIADSYRNNSDYLHLIGGQFACHPGKHTDECVGEQSDNYVPYTVNMLPAAAEHPITKGISDFDLVTEQYWVLSDDYIDVLATTTQKVREWDPWNREVTSPAIWTRQWGKGRIFVATPGHRVEILQDANVRTIIERGLLWASR; this is encoded by the coding sequence ATGACAGATCGCAAGAACGCCCTGGTGGTCCGCGGCGGCTGGGACGGCCACCAGCCGTACGAGGCAACCGAGCTCTTCATCCCCTACCTCAAGGACAACGGCTACGACGTCCGCGTGGAGGAATCCCCCAAGGTGTACGCCGATGCCGAGTACATGGCAGGGGTGGATCTGATCATGCAGTGCATGACCATGACCACCATCGAAAAGGACGAGTTCGCCGGGCTGCGGACCGCCGTCGAAAACGGCACGGGCCTGGCCGGCTGGCACGGCGGCATCGCCGATTCCTACCGCAACAACTCGGACTACCTGCACCTGATCGGCGGGCAGTTCGCCTGCCATCCCGGCAAACACACGGACGAATGCGTCGGCGAGCAGTCGGACAACTACGTCCCCTACACGGTCAACATGCTCCCGGCCGCCGCGGAACACCCGATCACCAAGGGCATCTCCGACTTCGACCTGGTCACCGAGCAGTACTGGGTGCTCTCCGACGACTACATCGACGTCCTGGCCACCACCACCCAGAAGGTCCGGGAGTGGGACCCCTGGAACCGCGAAGTCACCTCCCCCGCCATCTGGACCCGCCAGTGGGGCAAAGGCCGCATCTTCGTTGCCACCCCCGGCCACCGGGTCGAAATCCTCCAGGACGCCAACGTCCGCACCATCATCGAAAGGGGCCTGCTGTGGGCAAGCCGTTGA
- a CDS encoding sugar phosphate isomerase/epimerase family protein yields MTRPITLFTGQWADLPFEEVARLAGEWGFDGLEIACWGDHLDPRRAAEDDDYLQGRLDILEKNNLQVFAIANHLTGQAVCDDPIDERHQGILSAGIWGDGDPEGVRRRAAESMKDTARAAARLGVKTVTGFTGSSIWKAVAMFPPASEAMIDAGYQDFADRWNPILDVFDEVGVRFALEVHPSEIAYDYWTAKRTLEAIGHRKGFGLNFDPSHFIWQDLDPVMFLQDFADHILHVHVKESVRQLDGRNGRLGSHLAWADPRRGWDFVTAGHGDVQWNRIFRTLNAIGYDGPTSIEWEDAGMDRLVGAPQALAMVKELARIAPPAAAFDAAFASR; encoded by the coding sequence ATGACACGACCAATCACACTGTTTACCGGCCAGTGGGCCGACCTGCCCTTCGAGGAGGTGGCCCGGCTCGCCGGCGAGTGGGGCTTCGACGGGCTGGAGATCGCCTGCTGGGGCGACCACCTGGACCCCCGCCGGGCGGCTGAGGACGACGACTACCTCCAGGGCCGGCTGGACATCCTCGAGAAGAACAACCTGCAGGTCTTCGCCATCGCCAACCATCTCACCGGACAGGCTGTGTGCGACGACCCCATCGACGAGCGCCACCAGGGCATCCTGTCCGCTGGGATCTGGGGCGACGGCGACCCCGAAGGTGTCCGGCGCCGGGCCGCGGAATCCATGAAGGACACCGCGCGGGCCGCCGCGCGCCTGGGCGTCAAGACCGTGACGGGCTTTACCGGATCGTCCATCTGGAAGGCGGTGGCCATGTTCCCGCCAGCGTCCGAGGCAATGATCGACGCCGGCTACCAGGACTTCGCGGACCGCTGGAACCCCATCCTGGATGTCTTCGACGAGGTGGGCGTCCGTTTTGCGCTGGAGGTCCACCCGTCCGAAATTGCCTACGACTACTGGACCGCCAAGCGCACCCTGGAGGCGATCGGGCACCGCAAGGGCTTCGGCCTGAACTTCGACCCGTCCCACTTCATCTGGCAGGACCTGGATCCGGTGATGTTCCTGCAGGACTTCGCGGACCACATCCTCCATGTGCACGTCAAGGAATCGGTCCGCCAGCTCGATGGCCGCAACGGGCGCCTGGGCTCCCACCTGGCATGGGCGGACCCCCGCCGGGGCTGGGACTTCGTCACCGCAGGGCACGGGGACGTCCAGTGGAACCGGATCTTCCGTACCCTGAACGCCATCGGCTATGACGGCCCCACCAGCATCGAGTGGGAGGACGCCGGCATGGACCGGCTCGTCGGCGCACCGCAGGCGCTGGCCATGGTCAAGGAACTCGCCCGCATCGCCCCGCCGGCAGCCGCTTTCGACGCCGCCTTCGCCAGCCGCTGA
- a CDS encoding Gfo/Idh/MocA family protein, which produces MTQPKPLRVGMVGYAFMGAAHSHAWRTAPRFFDLPLQPRLTAVAGRNADGVRAAADKLGWESAETDWRRLIERDDIDLIDICTPGDTHAEIAIAALEAGKHVLCEKPLANSVEEAERMTLAAETAAKQGVMSMCGFSYRRTPALALAKRFVEQGRLGEIRHVRAQYLQDWLSDANAPMTWRLDKSKSGSGSLGDIGAHSIDAAQWVTGQDITGVSALLETFVPERPLAGDLVGLGGHGDLSGDAPRGKVTVDDAAIFSAKFDGGASAGAIGVFEATRYALGRKNAMRLELNGTKGSLAFDFEDMNVLSFYDAAESPDAGFRKIFVTEPEHPYVGNWWPTGHGLGYEHGFTHQVVDLVTAIGEGRQPEPSFADALQVQRVLAAVESSAANSSQWQKV; this is translated from the coding sequence ATGACACAACCCAAGCCCCTTCGCGTCGGCATGGTGGGGTACGCCTTCATGGGTGCAGCCCACTCCCACGCCTGGCGCACCGCTCCCCGGTTTTTCGACCTGCCGCTGCAGCCCCGGCTCACCGCCGTCGCCGGCCGGAACGCCGACGGCGTGCGGGCCGCAGCGGACAAGCTTGGCTGGGAATCGGCCGAGACGGACTGGCGCCGCCTGATCGAACGCGACGACATCGACCTGATCGACATCTGCACCCCCGGCGACACGCACGCCGAGATCGCCATCGCCGCCCTTGAGGCCGGCAAGCACGTGCTGTGCGAGAAGCCGCTGGCCAACTCCGTGGAGGAGGCCGAGCGGATGACCCTCGCCGCGGAGACCGCCGCCAAGCAGGGAGTCATGTCCATGTGCGGCTTCAGCTACCGCCGCACACCTGCCCTGGCGCTGGCCAAACGGTTCGTGGAGCAGGGCAGGCTGGGCGAGATCCGCCACGTCCGGGCCCAGTACCTGCAGGACTGGCTCTCCGACGCCAATGCCCCCATGACCTGGCGGCTGGACAAGAGCAAGTCCGGATCAGGATCCCTCGGCGACATCGGGGCGCACAGCATCGATGCGGCCCAGTGGGTCACCGGACAGGACATCACCGGCGTTTCGGCGCTGCTCGAAACGTTTGTTCCCGAGCGCCCGCTGGCCGGCGACCTCGTGGGCCTGGGCGGCCACGGCGACCTCAGCGGCGACGCGCCCCGCGGGAAGGTCACCGTGGATGATGCGGCCATCTTCAGCGCAAAGTTCGACGGCGGCGCCTCCGCAGGCGCGATCGGCGTCTTTGAAGCCACGCGGTACGCGCTGGGCCGGAAGAACGCCATGCGCTTGGAACTGAACGGCACCAAAGGCTCCCTCGCCTTCGATTTCGAGGACATGAATGTCCTGTCCTTCTACGACGCGGCCGAGTCCCCGGACGCCGGCTTCCGGAAAATCTTCGTCACCGAACCCGAGCACCCGTACGTCGGCAACTGGTGGCCCACCGGCCACGGCCTGGGCTACGAGCACGGCTTCACCCACCAGGTGGTGGACCTCGTCACAGCCATCGGCGAGGGCCGCCAGCCCGAACCGTCCTTTGCCGATGCCCTGCAGGTCCAGCGGGTCCTGGCCGCCGTGGAGTCCAGCGCCGCCAATTCCAGCCAGTGGCAAAAAGTCTGA
- a CDS encoding carbohydrate ABC transporter permease, producing MASTTQLPVPPSPTAGTIAAKPAPRTKGPGRQRPNLLGGLGGWLWLAIIIVPIYYVVITSFKNQAGFFTSNPMLPATEPTLDNYRLVLENNFVQYFTNSLIVTLGTVFPALLVSFMAAYAIVRGRSRFLSLTNNLFLLGLAIPLHATIIPIYWMITRAHLYDTLLALILPSVAFAIPVSVLILSNFLRDVPNELFESMRLDGCSDWAMMWRLALPMTKPAVITVGIYNALHVWNGFLFPLILTQSPSTRVLPLSLWTFQGEFSVNIPAVLASVVLATLPLLVIYVVARRQLLSGLTAGFSK from the coding sequence ATGGCCTCCACGACCCAACTCCCCGTTCCTCCCTCCCCGACAGCCGGCACCATTGCAGCAAAGCCGGCTCCCCGGACCAAGGGGCCCGGGCGGCAGCGCCCCAACCTCCTCGGAGGGCTGGGCGGCTGGTTATGGCTGGCGATCATCATCGTCCCGATCTACTACGTGGTGATCACCAGCTTCAAGAACCAGGCCGGGTTCTTCACCTCCAACCCGATGCTTCCGGCAACGGAACCAACCCTGGACAACTACAGGCTGGTCCTGGAGAACAACTTCGTCCAGTACTTCACGAACAGCCTCATCGTCACCCTCGGCACAGTGTTTCCGGCCCTGCTCGTGTCCTTCATGGCCGCCTACGCAATCGTCCGCGGCAGGAGCCGGTTCCTGAGCCTGACGAACAACCTCTTCCTGCTTGGCCTCGCCATTCCCCTGCACGCCACCATCATCCCCATCTACTGGATGATCACCAGGGCGCACCTGTATGACACGCTGCTGGCCCTGATCCTCCCGTCCGTCGCCTTCGCCATTCCCGTCAGCGTCCTCATCCTGTCCAACTTCCTGCGGGACGTGCCCAACGAACTGTTCGAGTCCATGCGGCTGGACGGCTGCTCGGACTGGGCCATGATGTGGCGGCTCGCCCTCCCCATGACCAAGCCGGCCGTCATCACCGTGGGCATCTACAACGCCCTCCACGTCTGGAACGGGTTCCTCTTCCCGCTGATCCTGACCCAGAGCCCGTCCACCAGGGTCCTGCCGCTCTCACTCTGGACGTTCCAGGGCGAGTTCAGCGTCAACATTCCCGCCGTCCTCGCTTCGGTTGTCCTGGCGACCCTCCCCCTCCTGGTGATTTACGTCGTCGCCCGCCGGCAGCTGCTCAGCGGCCTGACCGCCGGCTTCAGCAAATAG
- a CDS encoding sugar ABC transporter permease gives MTSLSSANRGVRDAGPSGWLAAPALVFFLAFAVIPLLGVVFLSFTSWNGLGEIKLEGLSSWTTVLTDPVTGNALVVTAKIMFFSFIVQAPVSLLLGVFTAGGQKYRAALAVLYFLPLLLSSAAVAIAFKALLDPNFGLGPGFNLPVLTQDWLGNSDLVLFVVVFVIAWQFVPFHTLIYQGGVRQVPTSLYEAAEIDGAGRLRQFWNITLPQLKYTIITSSTLMVVGSLAYFDLIFVLTGGGPGYSTRLLPLHMYLTGFKANDMGAASALGVILIVIGLGLALLLQRLGGKNRNASQLEGA, from the coding sequence GTGACATCCCTTAGCTCTGCAAACCGGGGGGTCCGCGACGCGGGCCCCTCGGGGTGGCTCGCAGCACCGGCCCTGGTCTTCTTCCTGGCCTTCGCCGTCATCCCGCTCCTGGGCGTGGTCTTCCTCAGCTTCACCAGCTGGAACGGCCTGGGCGAGATCAAGCTCGAGGGCCTGTCCAGTTGGACCACGGTCCTGACGGATCCGGTCACGGGCAACGCACTGGTGGTGACAGCCAAGATCATGTTCTTCTCGTTCATCGTCCAGGCGCCGGTCAGCCTGCTGCTTGGCGTGTTCACGGCCGGGGGACAGAAATACCGCGCTGCCCTGGCCGTCCTGTACTTCCTGCCGCTGCTGCTCTCCTCGGCAGCCGTTGCCATTGCCTTCAAGGCCCTGCTGGATCCCAACTTCGGTCTGGGACCCGGGTTCAACCTGCCCGTCCTCACCCAGGACTGGCTCGGCAACTCGGACCTGGTGCTGTTTGTGGTGGTCTTCGTGATCGCCTGGCAGTTCGTCCCCTTCCACACCCTGATCTACCAGGGCGGCGTGCGCCAAGTCCCAACATCCCTGTATGAAGCCGCGGAAATCGACGGTGCGGGACGTCTTCGCCAGTTCTGGAACATCACGCTGCCACAGCTGAAGTACACAATCATCACCTCATCCACGCTGATGGTGGTGGGCAGCCTCGCCTACTTTGACCTCATCTTCGTGCTGACCGGCGGCGGACCCGGCTACAGCACCCGGCTGCTGCCGCTGCACATGTACCTGACCGGATTCAAAGCCAATGACATGGGCGCCGCGAGCGCCCTCGGCGTCATCCTCATCGTCATCGGCCTGGGACTGGCGCTCCTGCTGCAGCGACTGGGCGGCAAAAACCGCAATGCAAGCCAATTGGAAGGTGCCTGA
- a CDS encoding extracellular solute-binding protein, giving the protein MKIRKLRSALLAVSAAGMAISLAACGSAGPAGTNVSSDSATMWGLTGGNQPVLQKSVDEWNKANPEKSIKLDFFANDAYKTKVRTAVGAGEGPTFIYGWGGGVLKSYVDAGQVADLSGFIKENPDVKDRYLPSVLKNGEVDGKTYALPNNNVQPVVLYYNKEVFEKVGAQPPKTWDELMALVPKFKDAGIAPFSLGGQSKWPDLMWLEYLVERIGGPEVFENIAANKPGAWSDPAVVESLTKIQELVDAGGFINGFSSIAADSNADQALMYTGKAAMILQGGWIYQGMKKDAADFVKSGKLGYTTFPTVTGGKGDPANVVGNPSNFWSISSKATDAQKQAALDYVKNGMFTDSNTDALISSGAVPVVQGIESKLAASPDKDFLTFVYGMAKNAPSFTLSWDQALSPAQGDAMLSNLDQIFLKKISPEQFVTTMNATIGK; this is encoded by the coding sequence ATGAAGATTCGAAAGTTGCGCTCGGCACTCTTGGCAGTTTCCGCCGCTGGTATGGCGATCAGCCTGGCCGCCTGCGGTTCAGCAGGTCCTGCCGGCACCAATGTGAGCAGTGACTCGGCGACGATGTGGGGCCTCACAGGAGGCAACCAGCCCGTCCTGCAGAAGTCAGTGGACGAATGGAACAAGGCGAACCCGGAGAAGTCGATCAAGCTGGACTTCTTCGCCAATGATGCCTACAAGACAAAGGTCCGGACCGCCGTCGGGGCCGGCGAAGGCCCCACGTTCATCTACGGCTGGGGCGGCGGGGTGCTGAAGTCGTACGTGGATGCAGGGCAGGTGGCTGACCTTTCCGGTTTCATCAAGGAAAACCCCGACGTCAAGGACCGCTACCTTCCGTCCGTCCTGAAGAACGGCGAGGTGGACGGCAAGACCTACGCCCTGCCGAACAACAACGTCCAGCCCGTAGTCCTCTACTACAACAAGGAAGTCTTCGAGAAGGTCGGCGCCCAGCCACCCAAGACCTGGGACGAGCTGATGGCCCTCGTGCCGAAGTTCAAGGACGCAGGCATCGCCCCCTTCTCGCTGGGAGGCCAGTCGAAGTGGCCGGACCTGATGTGGCTCGAGTACCTCGTGGAACGCATCGGCGGACCGGAAGTCTTCGAGAACATCGCAGCAAACAAGCCCGGCGCCTGGTCCGACCCAGCCGTGGTCGAGTCGCTTACCAAAATCCAGGAACTGGTTGACGCCGGCGGGTTCATCAACGGCTTCTCCTCCATTGCCGCCGACAGCAATGCCGACCAGGCCCTGATGTACACCGGCAAGGCCGCCATGATCCTGCAGGGCGGCTGGATCTACCAGGGCATGAAGAAGGACGCCGCCGACTTCGTCAAGAGCGGCAAGCTCGGCTACACCACCTTCCCGACGGTTACGGGCGGCAAGGGCGATCCTGCAAACGTTGTGGGCAACCCCTCCAACTTCTGGTCCATCTCCTCCAAGGCCACGGACGCCCAGAAGCAGGCTGCCCTGGACTACGTCAAGAACGGCATGTTCACCGACTCCAACACCGACGCCCTGATCAGCTCGGGCGCCGTACCGGTGGTGCAGGGCATCGAGTCCAAGCTCGCGGCCTCCCCGGACAAGGACTTCCTGACTTTCGTGTACGGCATGGCAAAGAACGCCCCCAGCTTCACACTCTCCTGGGACCAGGCACTCAGCCCGGCGCAGGGCGACGCGATGCTGTCCAACCTGGACCAGATCTTCCTGAAGAAGATCAGCCCGGAACAGTTCGTCACCACCATGAACGCCACGATCGGAAAGTAA
- a CDS encoding substrate-binding domain-containing protein — protein MTLTTTAQPEKTTLAAVALRAGVSAPTVSKVVNGREDVSSATRARVLAALEELGYQSPLQRRTALPGQTVVEVIFDALTSAYAVEILNGVLEYAGASDVEIMISVTSHLGGATLSPERRAQRMVEAGRSGMIVVTSAFSAAQLHAFRRRKIPVAVIDPLNPPPADVVSVGATNWAGGKAATEHLLQLGHSRIAYLGGPETAECNQARLHGYMAALMAKGVAVNPTYVIPGRFRAEHGVLGLKKLLDLVEPPTAIFAASDSIALGVLSEARKNGLRIPEDLSLVGFDGTYQAEESIPPLTSVSQPLQEMGRTALRAVLRQLHGEALDSQRVELATHLVVRESTAELKPR, from the coding sequence ATGACGTTGACCACCACCGCCCAGCCGGAAAAGACCACCCTGGCAGCTGTTGCGCTGCGGGCAGGAGTCTCGGCGCCCACAGTTTCCAAGGTTGTCAACGGGCGCGAGGACGTTTCGTCAGCCACTCGCGCCAGGGTGCTCGCCGCGCTGGAGGAACTGGGGTACCAGTCGCCCCTGCAGCGCCGGACGGCACTGCCGGGACAGACCGTCGTCGAAGTCATTTTTGACGCGCTGACCTCCGCCTATGCAGTCGAGATCCTCAACGGGGTGCTGGAATATGCGGGGGCCAGCGACGTGGAGATCATGATCAGCGTGACCAGCCACCTGGGTGGCGCCACCCTGAGCCCGGAACGGCGGGCGCAGCGCATGGTGGAAGCGGGCCGCAGCGGCATGATCGTGGTGACCTCGGCTTTTAGCGCCGCCCAGCTGCACGCGTTCCGGCGCCGGAAGATTCCGGTGGCCGTCATCGACCCGCTGAACCCTCCGCCGGCGGATGTGGTGAGCGTCGGTGCGACGAACTGGGCCGGCGGCAAGGCTGCCACGGAGCACCTGCTCCAGCTTGGGCATTCACGGATCGCGTACCTTGGCGGCCCTGAGACGGCCGAATGCAACCAGGCGCGGCTGCACGGCTACATGGCCGCGTTGATGGCGAAGGGCGTAGCAGTGAACCCTACCTACGTTATCCCCGGACGCTTCCGCGCCGAGCACGGAGTGCTGGGACTTAAGAAGCTGCTGGACCTCGTCGAACCCCCTACGGCGATTTTCGCCGCCAGCGACAGTATTGCGCTCGGGGTTCTCAGTGAAGCGCGCAAGAACGGCCTCCGGATCCCGGAAGACCTTAGCCTTGTGGGGTTCGACGGAACGTACCAGGCGGAGGAGTCCATCCCGCCCCTCACCTCCGTGTCACAGCCGCTGCAGGAGATGGGCCGCACTGCGCTTCGGGCCGTGCTCCGGCAGTTGCACGGTGAAGCGCTCGACTCCCAGCGCGTGGAGCTGGCGACGCACCTGGTGGTCCGGGAATCGACCGCGGAGCTGAAGCCGCGTTAG
- a CDS encoding GTP pyrophosphokinase family protein: MPSHWDSLDASLRESVEQNVEIYERVRPALKLVTRDVLLTLRDMLKDSEVTPLFVTGRTKTVESFKEKISRIEQPLEPGAPPVLKFPDPFRTLNDMVGIRVITKLPAENALVANIIKHQRQLFDCRGDREKDIGSIESGTYGYSSRHLILRTIQNEAVKEYQSVFNPDAVPNGSYFFECQIRTIFAHAWSEIEHDIRFKAEDPRAWTPHFDRQFTATAAMLETVETAFADLHERYEEVRGFWDADGEGAAPLTPNRIRDVWRTLLPHVDRKVDDDWGWAAELLAAHGLNQTMQLAGLLSANRITEVRKALDHRYSPGPDRLLDDLLLWQYGTRHIDLTAEAAEAVPHPRRDSLMRRLRQIERYRLTKK, encoded by the coding sequence ATGCCGAGTCATTGGGACAGCCTGGATGCGAGCCTCCGCGAATCCGTGGAGCAGAACGTGGAGATCTATGAGCGGGTCCGCCCTGCCCTGAAGCTGGTCACCCGGGATGTCCTGCTGACGCTTCGGGACATGCTCAAGGACTCCGAGGTCACGCCGCTGTTCGTCACGGGCCGCACCAAGACCGTGGAATCGTTCAAGGAGAAGATCTCCCGGATCGAGCAACCCCTGGAGCCGGGCGCGCCCCCTGTCCTCAAGTTCCCTGACCCGTTCCGGACCCTGAATGACATGGTGGGCATCCGGGTGATCACCAAGCTGCCCGCAGAGAATGCCCTGGTGGCCAACATCATCAAGCACCAGCGGCAGCTCTTCGATTGCCGCGGGGACCGGGAAAAGGACATCGGCTCCATCGAATCGGGCACCTACGGGTACTCCAGCCGGCACCTGATCCTGCGCACCATCCAGAACGAGGCCGTCAAGGAGTACCAGTCGGTCTTCAACCCGGATGCGGTGCCCAACGGCAGCTACTTCTTCGAATGCCAGATCCGCACCATTTTCGCCCACGCGTGGAGCGAGATCGAGCATGACATCCGGTTCAAGGCCGAGGACCCGCGGGCCTGGACACCCCACTTCGACCGGCAGTTCACGGCCACGGCCGCCATGCTGGAAACAGTGGAGACCGCGTTCGCCGACCTGCACGAGCGCTACGAGGAAGTCCGCGGTTTCTGGGATGCCGACGGCGAAGGGGCGGCACCGCTGACGCCCAACCGGATCCGCGACGTGTGGCGCACGCTGCTTCCGCACGTTGACCGCAAAGTGGACGATGACTGGGGCTGGGCGGCGGAACTCCTCGCAGCCCACGGCCTGAACCAGACCATGCAGCTGGCCGGGCTGCTCAGCGCCAACCGGATCACCGAGGTCCGCAAGGCACTGGACCACCGCTACTCCCCCGGTCCCGACCGGCTGCTCGACGACCTGCTGCTATGGCAGTACGGCACCAGGCACATCGACCTCACGGCAGAGGCGGCCGAGGCCGTCCCGCACCCCCGGCGCGACAGCCTGATGCGGCGCCTGAGGCAGATCGAGCGCTACCGGCTCACCAAGAAGTAG
- a CDS encoding GYD domain-containing protein yields the protein MPLYLSRFSYTPETWGRLINNPEDRRKAAQAYIESVGGKLHGFWYAFGSHDGYNLWEAPDNVSMAAVALAISGGGALSSFETTVLMSVEETIEALQKAAEIKYQPPGA from the coding sequence ATGCCGCTCTATCTGTCAAGGTTCAGCTACACGCCGGAGACCTGGGGCCGGTTGATCAACAACCCGGAAGACCGGCGGAAAGCTGCCCAGGCGTACATCGAATCGGTGGGCGGAAAGCTCCATGGGTTCTGGTACGCCTTCGGCAGCCACGATGGCTACAACCTTTGGGAGGCGCCGGACAACGTGTCCATGGCGGCGGTGGCCCTGGCCATCAGCGGGGGCGGCGCCCTGAGTTCATTCGAAACCACGGTACTGATGAGCGTCGAGGAGACCATCGAAGCCCTGCAGAAGGCGGCCGAGATCAAATACCAGCCTCCGGGCGCCTGA
- a CDS encoding alpha/beta hydrolase gives MAKRHRYHYGDDPSQWGELFLPEMPKGAAHRGVVVVIHGGYWRSKYGAELGEPLAADLAGHGFAAWNLEYRRAGNGGGWPHTFSDILAGIDKLRELAGPHALDLGKVVALGHSAGGHLAVWAAGRDRLGRLGLEAEHREAGASPDGVRLAGVVSQSGVLNLAAAEELNLSDGAVANLLGGPSSDFPGRHRYADPMAALPLSVPVYAVHATDDADVPLGMSASYVEAARSGPAPARLVMVPGDHFALIDPSTEAYAKCRELVGELLHWAERHRA, from the coding sequence ATGGCAAAGCGGCATAGGTATCACTACGGCGATGACCCCAGCCAGTGGGGCGAACTGTTCCTTCCCGAAATGCCAAAAGGGGCGGCCCACCGCGGCGTGGTGGTGGTGATCCACGGCGGCTACTGGCGGTCAAAGTACGGTGCCGAACTGGGGGAGCCCCTGGCCGCGGACCTTGCCGGGCACGGGTTCGCCGCGTGGAACCTCGAGTATCGCCGGGCGGGCAACGGCGGGGGCTGGCCGCACACTTTCTCGGACATCCTTGCAGGCATCGACAAGCTCCGGGAGCTCGCAGGGCCCCACGCCCTTGATTTGGGCAAGGTGGTGGCGCTGGGCCATTCCGCCGGCGGGCATCTCGCAGTGTGGGCGGCGGGCCGGGACCGCCTGGGCCGCCTGGGGCTGGAGGCCGAGCACCGCGAGGCCGGCGCCAGCCCCGACGGCGTCCGCCTCGCCGGCGTGGTCAGCCAGTCCGGCGTGCTCAACCTCGCGGCAGCGGAGGAACTGAACCTCAGCGATGGTGCCGTGGCCAACCTGCTGGGCGGGCCGTCGTCGGACTTCCCCGGCCGGCACAGGTACGCGGACCCGATGGCCGCGTTGCCGCTGAGCGTCCCCGTCTATGCCGTGCATGCAACGGACGACGCCGACGTGCCGCTGGGCATGTCAGCGTCCTACGTGGAGGCGGCCAGATCCGGGCCGGCTCCCGCGCGGCTGGTCATGGTGCCGGGGGACCACTTCGCACTGATCGATCCATCAACGGAGGCGTACGCGAAGTGCCGGGAGCTGGTGGGGGAGTTGCTGCACTGGGCTGAGCGTCATCGTGCTTAG